Genomic window (Musa acuminata AAA Group cultivar baxijiao chromosome BXJ1-9, Cavendish_Baxijiao_AAA, whole genome shotgun sequence):
AGGAATGATGGTAAAAAAGGAAGAATAAGGCTGACTGCAGGGAGCGAGATGCtgatttattttttcttgaaaattcaggAAACAGACAACTGGTTGTAGTGTCAAGCATTCTTTTATGATTTTTCATACTTATAAGGTGTAATGCAGGTGTGTTGGAATTGAATACCAGAGATATGTTATATCGAGTCATAAATTGCTCATCACTTGATACGGCATCATCTGTTCACAGCCACTGCTTGCTTTTAATAGTTCTGAAAGTTCTTTCTGGATTCGTAGGCTTCTTTCCCTGGAaggtaatgaaatttctaatggtGCTATTATGCATCTAGGACAAATCATTATTGGAAGAGCCAGTTTTTAGGGAATTCTGGGAAAAGGATGCTGGTGAATCTGTCCGTCAAGGAGATGCAAAACCATTTGTGGAGGAAGCTCTGCTGCAAGTTTCAAACTGGGGTTTCTGTTTGGCTGATCTTCAAGTGCAGAATCAGCATCAGGGTAAAGGCCTTCTCCCGTGGCTCAAGTCACTTTACGGTCGAGTTGAACACGAGCAGGCAGGCTTTCTTGGCCCCATACATGTATGGCAGGTCTGTGCATTCccggcttctttttttttttacatttacgAATTAGACGCAGACACCGATCATTAGCTTGTGAATGTTACATTTTGTTAGTTCACTATTCTACTTATATTCTGCACACTTTACTCTTTGCTCAACATGCTGTCAGTATGCTGCCATTTTTAAAGCTTTGATTGCTAGGAGATTGCTGAGTTGTTTGATGAAATATAAATCATTCCTTTGACAATTTACTCGCTTTGCATTCAGTCATATATCGGTATCAATTTTAGTGTTCATTCTTCGATTCACATACGTAAAATGGTGGTCATGCTATATATCTGTGTCGAACAGGGGATGGACGACCATGTGGTGCCACCATCCATGACCAAATTCATTCGACGGATGATCCCGGGAGCAACAGTGCACAGGTTGCTTGGCGAAGGACACTTCTCCTATTTCTGCTTTTGCGATGATTGCCACAGGCAAATATTCTCCACCCTCTTCGGAAATCCGCGAGGCCCTCTCTCGACCAAATTGGAGGTTGATCGATCACCAAGCGAACAACATATGGAAGACATAGCTTCACATGATTGTACCGAACAGGAGTAGAACATCCTTCTCATTTGTTTCCCTTTTTTCCCTtggattcccttttttttttaaagttggGGGAAGGGAATTATAGTTGTGGGTGGTAGGAATAGCGTCTTCTTACGACTCCAAGGAATATACGGCCATCAGTCCTATCACCACACCACCGTCGGAGGAATTTATGTTTCCGCCGGTGGTGGATTTAAGAATGTGTTGGCAGTTTGCAATCTCACGAAATGCTTCTTAAATGATAAAGTCTTCTGCGTTGTATACTTTTACATCACAAAAGGAGACTTTAGAAGGATTGTAATTCAAGAAGTGAAAGGCACGCTTATAACCAAAGTCACCGAAATCATTGTATAATTGATAGAAGATTACCCCCTAACCTATTATTTTACCCAATGCCACAAGTGAGCTTCAAATCTCATACACCCTATCGTAAATATTATCCATCGACAAGATTGTCACCACCTGCTTGAATAGAAATGTTATATCTTGTTACTGATAAGCCAGCAGAAATATATGTACCACTAACGTTGGAGTACAACCAGCAGAAACATCAATCGTCAACAAAAGCAACACAAGCCGGGGTTGTTTTCGAGATCTAATAGCACTTTTCCAGGGTCTTATTTGAAGAGACTCACGGGAACAGGAAGATGAGATAAAACACCAATGATACAATCTACAACAGAACACTCAGAGTACATCGCTATCTTGCTGATTACATTATCAGCATGTGCCCTTCCAATGTAGTAGTAAATATGTTCCGATATGATCTTTGGGGATGGATGTTCCCAACGAGGCCTCTTATGAAGAAATGGTCGCAGATATAGCCGATTGCATGTAAGCCTCCCGACACTACATTAGAGCACCTGCAGCCAGCAGACAGAAGAACAAAAGCACATCAGCAATAAATATGCAAGAAACATTTCAAGAATTCACCAAGAGCTTTCGAGACAATGCCGGAAACCAGAACTGTCTAAATGAGCAAATGATAACAGAGGTGGGTCGAACAGAAAATATCACCTCTTACTAAGGGATTTCAAGGTCCAACAAAGATTAAATGTGCAATGGAAGAACCTAAATTAATGGTTTCCCAACATACAATAAATtattgcattaaaaaaaaaacagaaattaGGTCTGCAACATGAACACATTAAGTTTACAAAGTGACTTGTACCAAGCTTTGAAGGATCGGTATCGACCTCGAGTCCGGAGTCGAGGTCAGCCAAAGACAAAATTGTTCCAAAATAAAAAGTTAGAGAAGATTTCAGAATACCTAACAACCAGAAATTCTACAAATGAATTCCAAATCTTACCATATAGATACCAAAATCTTGCTACAATCAAGATGTCCCCCAGCGACATATATACCTTGAATAAAACATGATACATAAGAAAAtccagaaatatatatatatatatatatatatttttatttatttatctttaaaCGGTTTAATTTAAGCCAGAAAGTGGTATGACTAGGCTTAATACAAGCTAACCCAACATAAACCATCTTTCTAGTAGCTCATCCCCTCTTTAAGCTCTCTAAATTCTAAAAAACATATTTGGTAACTTATCCAAACTCACCTACTTATTAGACAACCTAAGGTAACACTATCAACTGACTGACCATTATGTTTCAAACCGCATTATAAATACATTTTTGAAGCACATCTTACAATCAGCATCCTATATTTCAAAATTTGATTACCTCAACATTATCCCGAGTCACCCAGGAGAATAAACATACCTCAAATATACACTAGATTTCTGGATTTATAGTGCAGGGAAACAGCTGCAAAAGCACACTTCGACATATATGTCGAGCACCAGGCAGaataggttctacaggaacagatTTGATTATTCTGATCATCATTCAGTTTGATATTCAACTGAGGGACAAATCAAGTAAGTAACACATCAAGTATTACATATGCACATTAACAAAGTTAATTATGCATAAAAACGAGAAGCCAAACAGTTTACAGTGAGCCATAACAGGCTAAAGTGTATGATAATGAACAGAGGAAACATACAAGAGACCATTTATCTTCAGTTCTCATGCAGAAATCAAGTTAATTTCATGCAAGAAAGAACCATCGGAGACGTCGTTGAATAGCGGTGTTCAAACCAAACCAAATCCGAATCAAACTCGAACTGAACCGGTTTGGTCCAAACCAGTTCATCAATAGTTCCGATTTGAGAGGGTACATTTCTTCAATTCGGTTAACCAGTTCGGACTACAGCTAAAATCGGTCCGACCAAGTTCATTGCATTAATCCCTTAATCGATTCAATCCAGCTCAAAGACCCTGAAGGCATAGCATAAATGTGCATTCTTGTCTATGTTGTCCTCTTTTCCTCACCATAATCCTTGTTAATGCGACATGATGATTCTATATTTGATTGGACCAAGATTCTAATTCAGTTCAATTGAACTGAACCGATTCATCAAACCGAACTGGTTCATTTGAAAAGTATCTATTTTTAAAATTGATTGAAATTAAAAACTGATTAACTGAACTGGATTAATCGATTTTGAAACAATCCGGTTAGGTAGGTTCGAACTGGTTCCGGTTCAGACTACCTTACCTTAACCGAACTGAATTGATTTTCCAGTTCAGTTCAATTTGGCCCTTTACGATTCAGTTGGAACCGGTTTGAAGACCCCCTATTGTTGAACTTAAGGGGCCATTATCTCCATCAGCAACAAGAAATGCTACAGAGACTTATCTTGAGAGTTCAAGGTGCATCAAGAAGTTTTGTAAGAGCAACTTAAAGTTCAGCTAATGACAATCATTACAGTGACTTACGTGTCAAGCATTCCAGGAGTTCAATTCCATGATTCGCAAAATCCTACTGATGTAACATCATTGCCGCCTTTGCCTCTTTATTCTCTCAAGTGCTCCTAGAAGACTACTGCCACCATTATCTGCAGCATCAGCTCCCTTGTCCTCATCCTTAGCAACTATTTCTGCGAGGTCCCCAAATACAGAAGCAGGGACATTCTTTTGGGCAATTTCAATTTTATCATCCTCCGAATCACTCTCTTCTGGCAACTCGATATCCTCATTGTTTGCAGTCAGTCGTATACCACCATCAGATTGTGACTCAGATCCAGCACTGACAAAGTTTACCATTCTGCCACCATTCTTAACAGGAGAATTGGCAGCTGCAGGAGCCAATTGCCTTTCTAGAGTGGCCATTTCATCTTCAGGGACGCCTGCACGCTTTAGAGTATCCACTGCTTCTTCCAAATTTAGCTTCTGATCCTTTTGCATTAAGTATTCAGGAAGAATGAAATGTGTCTGCATGGCGGCAAAAATCAGTGTAAGATGGGATACTACACTCCAGTCCCAAAAAGTGAGAGTAAATAATAGTTACCTGACTATAACTGGCAGAAACACTGCGGCCAATGCGAAGCATTTCCCTGAAGGTATCTTCATTACCATGTTGAATCTCAAAATCTTTCCATACTTTCCAGAAATCAGGATCAGACCGTGGATCTGCAAATTGTGATGCAAATACATAGATCGCACGAGCACGATCTATTTCTCCTAGATTTCTTTCAAGTTCGGCATATTTCAAGCACATTTTCTTTGCATCATTATCAGGCAGACCTGATTCAATTGCTTGCTGAAAAAGCAGCAACAGTTTTTAAGTTAGACAAATAAAGACAACTAGTTACAGTTGTAGGATAAGTCCGTAACACAAATGAAAATGGTGCATTTTGACCAAGATATTAAAAACATGATGAAATTACAAAGAAGCATACAACAACAAGAAGCCGTAATGTCCCACAAAGAAGCATGTTATCATGAAACATTATAAGCAGATATTAATATTTGAAAGATTATGCGTAAGTAAAATCTAAATTAATCAGAGAAGTTATTCATCAGTTGTGTAAGTGCACGCACACATGCACACACACATTTTTTTAACACCAAAAATTTCAGCTAACACAGCTATATAAATCTCAACTAACTCAATTTAGCGCTATCATGGACCATCATTGGTTAGATAGTCTGAATGAAAAACTTGATTATCATTACATTTTATCAACCTCTAAAAGCTTACATGTAGCTGACTCAAGTTGCATGCATGGATTACTTATGCTCCTGGAAGAGACAAGGCAAGAGAGAAATCAACTAAAAACATCTGAGCTAATATTTAGGTAAATCTAACTTAATGTTCATGAATTGCATGAGCTTCTGCAGAAAGGAAGAAGACTAACCTCGTATATCTCTCTAGTTTTGGGAACACCAAAAATTGCAGCTGCTCGAGCTATGTAAATCTCATACATGCTCAATTTTTCATTGTCAGGGACAGCCTTCACTGCTTGATCATAGACCTTCATTGCACGCTTCGCAAGACCATATTCTTCCTCCAGTTTAGCATACTGCAGATATATTGGCTTCACCTCATTTGCGGGTGCCTGATGACAAGTGAAAGAGAAACTCATGAGTAAGCCTATGTTTTGATGGTACCCATACTATACAACGCATAAGTATGTAATTTCCACTATATCGTAACGAGTTTCAGCCTGGCCAAACATACGAATAGCATACAGACTTACACTCATTCAAGTAGAACTGATTtcataaaacatcatcaataagAAATTAGTAATGTTATCATATTCTTCCCATTACATAATCCCCATCCACAAAATGAAAGAAAATGTGTATAAGAGATCCCTTAGATGGAGTACAGTATCGTACTTCAGCAAATCAACACATAGAAACCGAAGAAGGTTATGTTTGCTGTCTTTTGTCAAGGATGAAGCCAGAGAGAACTACAGTATCACACTTCAGCAAATCAACACATAGAAACCGAAGAAGGTTATGTTTGCTGTCATTTGTCAAGGATGAAGCCAGAGAGAACTACATTATTTGGATCCTCAATCTGTACCTCCTTTTTCATGAGaacaaaacaacaaaaaaatGGAGGCCAGATGGTAACAATCAAAAGAGATAACGGATGGTAATAAACAAAGATTGAAAATGTAGTTCAAGATAATGATTTAAGTGCAAATGTCAGCAAATACAGTTTAAAGGTATAAGCTGGAGTACATAACGATGGTATGATAACAGTAAAAGTTCTGACTAGCATAATACCTTAAATTTATTCCAAAAATAAACTTTCTATTCAGCGCAACCAACATTAAACTAGCTAATCCGTCACTGGTTGGAGATACCATTTTAAGAGTTCTGCTATGAACTTTTGGGTTTGTTTTCCATGAGAAAAAAACAAACATTACATAAATGAACAAACAGTGAGTTCAATAAATTATCTAAAAGACAGAGTCATCACTGGTTGGAGATACCATTTTAAGAGTTTTGCTATGAACTTTTGAGTTTGTTTTCCATGAGAAAAAACAAACATTACATAAATGAACAAACAGTGAGTTCAATAAATTATCCAAAAGACAGAGTCCAACATCATATTCATAAGGAATAAAAAATTTGAAGAATTGATAATCATTGCaagttctttcctttttttccctttttaagcaATGAATAACACAAGATTAGCAATGCAAGTTAATTAACCACACTCAGTTGACACTCAGGCAGGGGAAAATAATTCCAAACATTCATCCAGAGAAACTCTGGCAAAAAAACAAAACATCCGCATTAACTATCAAATACCTGCTCAACTGCATGCTCAAAAAGCTCTCTTGCACGTTCCAACTTGGTCTTTCCATATCTTTTGACAAACTTGGATAGGTACGTAACCCATATATCTTTAACATGCGGATACTTAAATATTTTCACACCTCTCTCATAAACCTTAAATGCATCTTCAAAGTATTTGTTCTCCTATAGAAGTCAAAATGAAAATATTTAAGATACATCCACCAAAGGTAGAAAGGAACGTGTTTTGAGATTCCTACCTCGAGAAGGAAAGCATAATTTAGAATAATTTGGGGAGTTGCTATTCTCAAATCAAGAATTCTCTCATAAACAGCTCGAGTTGATTCCAGTGACCCCAGGCTCTCCTCAAGATCAACATAAAAGCTCCAAAGCCTCAAAGATTTGTGCAGCCTCATTTGTACAGGCTCGTTACCATCAGCAGCAACTGCACAAAATGACATGTTAAAATCAAGCAAGATAATTCCTCTCTTTTGagattaaaagataaaaattcTAAACGAATTCATACCTCTACGCTTGACTTCAACTGAGGGTTCTGCAGTGGCCTTTCTCATCAGCTCAAGTGCCCTTCCAAAGTTCTTGTGCCTCAACTCCATTTCAGCATATTCACACCAAACAGTTGCTAGATGGTCAACAGTCTTGTAGTTCACATTCACAGCCTTCTCAAAAATATCTCTGGAATTCTGAAGATCATTGTGGCTCTCATACAGCCGTGCAAAGGCAATCCAAAGTGTGTGGGGCTTACCCACTGCTTTCATGGGATCGACTGTTCTCACTGCCTCTATATAGGTGAAAACCTGCTTTGCGGGGTCATTCTCAAAAATTTTCACTCGCCTGCATCATCATGAGATCAGAAATGTGAAAAAGGATGAGTTATATACATATGCATTCGCAATACCTAGTACAGAAAGAAAGTTTATAAGAGAACTGTGTTGTAGCTATGACACACCTGTGCCACTGCTCCACATTGTGAGGATTCTGCCGTAGGAGCACACTGTTAAGGAGCTCTGGCCTTCGGGAGAGAAGGTTCTCAAACCTTGCCATCCTGAGATCGGTGTCGTCGTCATCATTCAACCAGAAGCCATCCAGGAATTTCTTAGTAAGCTTTGACAAACCATCTCTCCTGCCATCCTCCTCTCCTTCCCCATCCTCCTCCTGTTCCTCCTCGGCTGTCTCGATCTTTGCAGCAAGGGCGCTCTGCTCAAACTGCGCATAACTCTCAAATATGACACTGAAGTCCCTAACCGTAGTCACAGTCTGAATGCCCTCCTCAAAGATGTCCCTCGCCTTCTCGTACAAACCCCTGCGAACATAGTAATCCGCAAGGGACGTCCACAGGCGCCCGACCTCATCGGTGTACCGCCGGATGCCACCACGTATGATGGCGTCGACCTTGAGGCCCGATACCTCAGTGGCGTGGCGGGTGAGAATGTCGCAGAGCTCGAGCCACAGCTGATGTCGGGTCTTGCCCTTGATGGAGTGGAAGCTGTCATCGTTGAGCACACCTGCAAGCCGCTCGGCGGCCTCCTGCCAGCGCCGGGAGGCAATGAGGAAGTTGATGAAGTCCTCGATGTGGGACGGGTCGAAGAGGAGGTAGCGGCGGAAGACGCGGAGAGAGGTCTCGACGGGGACGCCGGGGAGAGAGACGAGGGCGAGGTAGGGCTCCCAGATGCGGTCGTGCTGGGTGACAGGAAGAGCGCGTAGGGTGCGATCGAAGGTGCGGCGGCCGCGGGTTAGGAGACGCTGTTCGGAAAGGGAAGCGAGGTACATGAGCCAGATGCGGGGCATCTTGTGCATGGTGACAAGGGCGCGCTCGAAGGTGTTGTTGAGGGAGTCGAAGGCCGGGTCGGAGACGGGACGGCCACGGACGGCGTCGATGCGCTCGCGGAGGTAGGCGTGCCACAGCTTGTAGCTGCCCGGCAGGGCCTTGAGGGCGCGCTCATAGATCACGGCGCGTCGCCGGAATGGTGCGGAGGATCGGGCGATAAGGTAGCGCCACCAAAGCTTCAGGCTGAAGGGGTTGCGGAGGATCTCCTCCTCGTAGGGTAAATCCTCCTCGCTCGGGTACAGGTCCGGCGATATCTCCGCCGCCCCTGTCGCCGGCGTCACCGCCATCCCAGAGCTGAGGAGGATAGCGGGAGTTTTTTGGTTAGGGTTTTGAAAGGAAGACGAGGGTCGAGGAAGACAAAGCTGCACGATGAATCGGAGGCTTCAAAACCCGATCCGGCGAGTTAGGTTTGTATACTAACTCGTGGAACGCCTCCCCTGTAATCTCTGGCGCATCTCCCTTCCGTTACCTGTGTCGTGACTCAAGGCGCGTTCCGAACCCGCCCTATTTCCTTTTGTAGCACGTCGTGGCCCGAGCCATCGTGTCAACCTGGTTTGATCCCGAAGCAACGTGAGCCTGATTTAAATTAAATGCATAAACTCCTTATGAAGGTGAGATTTGATCCCAAGTAATTTCTTTGATAGGATAAAACCACGATGTGTTTTTAGTCTTCGTTATTTTAGTCTtctcaattttatatatttttatttttattttaggataaataaattttatagatTTAGACTAAATATATAGGAGCTTATATTTAggataaatttatatatttaggatAAATCAATTTTATAGATTTTTATAGTCAATATGAGCTTATATTGACTAGAATCACTTTTTGACACTAGGAAGtcaaattttgatattattcaattaaaaattataattttaagtttcataataggattataatttttttatatttacacTTAATTCCTGTTTCTTTCTCATCGTTGGAGTATTTGTTTGATTATAACATTAATAGTACAATATGAATATTGTACTGTTAATGATATGAAATTAGTAGAATTCAAATGATTTGTTATGATTTTGTAAGGGAGTATCAACACAAATGATTTTAAAAGCtcaattgatatttttaaattagaagtGATTTCTTTTGAAGAAGACATTGATCTTAAGCTTTGATTTATTtgtcagtagtagtagtagtagtagcgaCAATGTTAAAAGAAAACTAGACAAGTATTTGGAACAATCTCTCCTACCAAGGATTCCTGATTTTGATATGTGTGGAAGATCAATGAGACTAAGTATTATATATTACAAGATAAACTTATGAATATTTTAGTAATTTTGGTATGTATTGTTGTATTTGATTTTGCCTTTAGCAATGGTGGTAGGCTTGTGAGTCCACATTACTCTAAATTTTTTGGAAGGCCACTAGAAACTTTCATATGGTCTCAAAACTAGTTATCTAATGAATTTGGTAGTATGAACTTTAATTTGAGTGAGaatactttaatttttatttatttaatattaatttgtaATTATTATTGTTTGTCTAATAAATTAATAATCAATAGCATATTCGgaattgatatatattttaattttaataatatttttttacacttaatatattttattatttatgtagAATTCATATTGCAtgaatatgtgagcatataaattGGACTAataagattaaaaattttaatttattaattttatttggaaatatttttaatggataaatttataaatattttgtttaaaattttatatttagttcatatatgattatatttggatatatttatatttaaattttattatgatatataagttttacaaatattattgttattattaataaattttagtatgattaattttattttttaatttgataGATTAATTAGTATAATATTGGGGACCTCAGGTTCATTATTTCCAATGGGGATTTCTCATCCCTGTCTTTGCATTGAAGGTCCAATGCATATTTTGTTATGTGAATTGAtgtttgataatatatatatatatatatatatatatatatatatatatatatatatatatatataatttagatgCTATATTGAAATTGCTCAAATATTGACACCATATTAGAATAGCAAAAACATTTCAGCATCTACATATAATGtttgaaatttttaaaatattctatgatattatctaaaatcatcGTTATATGATAGAAATTTTAATCATCATTCTCTTGATTTTTGTGTCATCCATTTTCTCACAAgtctgaaattttattttttatttttaaaattatatatattttatttatattatcatatattatttattatatatttgaactatatgaatttttttgtaaaattattatttttatttacttatttttaatatatatatatatatatatatatatatatatatatatatatatatatatatatatataattataaaaaattagaaGACAAAAAGATTGTGAACTTTTGAAATACAGTTCTTCTGTTACATCCATGTGATATAGCCAGCCATCCACTTTTCAGAATACTTGATGAACCAAATTTGATATCTTTTAATGTTCGAAATAGCTAAAAGCCCCCTTTCACCATCATCGATCATTTTTACATCTCGTTTAGTAAACTTAAGTTTAGAGTGATAAATAATAACAAACGAGTTTGTATGTGCcactttaattttaaattttttttagataatatatatatatatatatatatatatatatatatatatatatataatcattatacTCTTATCGATCATCATCATCGACGATCCTTCCTTACTTGCTTGTGTCTCTGTACATTAGTTGATCTGATTAATCATTTTCTTTCACATATGAATCTACGAGGCTCGCTAGttgtctcacttcaccttctccATATGCACAGTGAATGTTatcattagttttttttttttcttcttttttttcattgttAATCCTATTGACCTTCTCCTTGTGTATGCATGATGCCCTTAGGCTTCAATGAATTTGCAAGAACGATGATAAGAGGCGACACATGGAGTAGGAGacgttgataatattattttaaaaataattattattttttccgtTTATTTGACTGGGCTGTTTGATGATGAGATTCCGCAAATCAAGCACTCTACGTTCCATGTGATTAAAAGTTTGGGCCCCGCAGACACTGGTTGTGTACGTGGCTCCTCCTGCATCGACTACGTGTCGCCCCGCGTGCTGGTGAACTAGCGGGTCGTGGACGCTGGGTTCCAACGTTTCAAGAGTCGAGGCGGGGGCCAACGAACCGCAGCCCCACTACTTGAGCTCCAGCGATCTCGACCGCACAAGCATCATCGGACGGAAGTAACCGCCTGTCCTCCCGATTGTTGCTGATTCCGGTCTCAGCCGTTCGCCCACCCACCTATCCAATATAGCGGTCAAAGAACGCTGCGGCGTGACGAAGTCGGTGAGACATGACAGCGTGGCGACGTGTGCGGACTCGTGTGCCCGGGAACAAACCCAATCGCAATCGTGTGCACGGGTCCGAAGCCGGCCGTCGAGTTGCCGCGTTTCCGAATCTCAAAGCGGAGCGATCCATTCCGACGGTGCAGAACCCCCCATGTAAAGAATGGTGAGATCGCGCCTTTCGGCCGTTGAGTTCCCGCGTTTGCAAATCTCAAAGCGGAGCGCTTCAATCCGACGGCGGAGAACCCCCCACGTAAAGGACGGTGCGATCGCGTCTTTCGGCCATTTTGCGAATCTCGAAGAGGAGCGGTCTGCTCCCGACGGCGCAGAAACCCCCACCTCGTTCTCGATAGGCCGCGACCGGCCCCACCCGTCGCCCTCGCACATAGGGTTGTGGATCCGGTGCAACGCCGCCGCCCAACCCGCAACATCGAATTGGAACGGGGCGGTTCATCGCGGCGACGTTGACAAGTAAATGCAGGCCACTTTCCTGGTTCTTCCCTAGGGTTGCAATCTATAATCTCCTGTTTGATCGGTCGATCCACAGGTCCGCCGTTCTTCGTGAATCCTTTTGGTCCCTTGCAAACCCTAGCTGGGTATCCGCCGCTTTCTATTCGGTGAGATAGACTTCGGAGTGGGGTGGAAGAATATATTCTTGTGGCGCTCGATTGAGAGAATTTTGGTTTGTTTTTGAATTGGCGTCGGAGATCGGCCGATCGCGGCCCTATCTGCCCTCTTGCTGCTCCTCTGGTGGGCTGATTGCTCCCTTTGGTGGCGACTCTTGGATCGATGGATTTGGTTACCAGTTGCAGGGTATTGTTAATTTGGTGTCGTCCTCTTTTGCTTTATAATTGCTTGCTGGGaccatttctttttcttgaaTGCATGTGCCGTCTGATTATGACGTTGTGTTgagatgatttttctttttcatctatTGGTCTTTTTTCTTAGCTGAGTTTGTGATTGGAAACAAGAATCGTAGGCAAAATTGGGCCTTCGAATGGAATTTTCTGCTAACTCTTTGCTACTACATTGCTGATATTCTGAATATATAATGCATTGGTCTCTAGTTAGCTTCCTAGTAGTTAACTCACGCATTGAACTTAATTTGCTGATTACTATATGCCTTAATCTAATATGGTATGAGAACATCCTAAGCTAATTAGATTATTGTTCTGAAGCATGCATTAGTTATGTTCTTCTTGGGTTAATGTTGATTGTAACTGTTGATTATAGATATGAATTCTTTTAAAAGCAACACGGAAATGTGCCAAACAGGATGATGTTGAACTTTTGCAaggatatatataattttttttaagttcat
Coding sequences:
- the LOC135592480 gene encoding uncharacterized protein LOC135592480 — encoded protein: MAVTPATGAAEISPDLYPSEEDLPYEEEILRNPFSLKLWWRYLIARSSAPFRRRAVIYERALKALPGSYKLWHAYLRERIDAVRGRPVSDPAFDSLNNTFERALVTMHKMPRIWLMYLASLSEQRLLTRGRRTFDRTLRALPVTQHDRIWEPYLALVSLPGVPVETSLRVFRRYLLFDPSHIEDFINFLIASRRWQEAAERLAGVLNDDSFHSIKGKTRHQLWLELCDILTRHATEVSGLKVDAIIRGGIRRYTDEVGRLWTSLADYYVRRGLYEKARDIFEEGIQTVTTVRDFSVIFESYAQFEQSALAAKIETAEEEQEEDGEGEEDGRRDGLSKLTKKFLDGFWLNDDDDTDLRMARFENLLSRRPELLNSVLLRQNPHNVEQWHRRVKIFENDPAKQVFTYIEAVRTVDPMKAVGKPHTLWIAFARLYESHNDLQNSRDIFEKAVNVNYKTVDHLATVWCEYAEMELRHKNFGRALELMRKATAEPSVEVKRRVAADGNEPVQMRLHKSLRLWSFYVDLEESLGSLESTRAVYERILDLRIATPQIILNYAFLLEENKYFEDAFKVYERGVKIFKYPHVKDIWVTYLSKFVKRYGKTKLERARELFEHAVEQAPANEVKPIYLQYAKLEEEYGLAKRAMKVYDQAVKAVPDNEKLSMYEIYIARAAAIFGVPKTREIYEQAIESGLPDNDAKKMCLKYAELERNLGEIDRARAIYVFASQFADPRSDPDFWKVWKDFEIQHGNEDTFREMLRIGRSVSASYSQTHFILPEYLMQKDQKLNLEEAVDTLKRAGVPEDEMATLERQLAPAAANSPVKNGGRMVNFVSAGSESQSDGGIRLTANNEDIELPEESDSEDDKIEIAQKNVPASVFGDLAEIVAKDEDKGADAADNGGSSLLGALERIKRQRRQ